One genomic region from Amaranthus tricolor cultivar Red isolate AtriRed21 chromosome 12, ASM2621246v1, whole genome shotgun sequence encodes:
- the LOC130828281 gene encoding protein CHLOROPLAST J-LIKE DOMAIN 1, chloroplastic → MALTTSNIISHSPNFKFNSSRNNHLPIKFSFSNSSSSSSSSSFRVLKITRKNCARFICSAASAAGSSSSGADLNPYEVLGVSPIEGFDMIKAAYTKKRKDAERRGDEATAAMLERAYDKIMMAQLTQRKKGETFGSFKVSKDIKYADKQPVVPWGPRFTKSDVKDMRINMAISAVFIAWIFIQRNAEWKPMQFMGFVFVYRIFEKLKSFEPPVSPTFTEEGEDSSRGLRMGKRLLRSLCLVFGCIGLASMAFTGVLNLIEYSGNYIPVALYNSQELIVTCVSSIMLYILASYYR, encoded by the exons ATGGCATTAACAACTTCAAATATCATATCCCATTCCCCTAATTTCAAGTTCAATTCCTCCCGCAATAATCATCTTCCTATCAAATTTTCTTTCTCcaattcctcttcttcatcttcctccTCTTCGTTCAG GGTTTTAAAAATTACTCGGAAAAATTGTGCAAGATTTATCTGTTCTGCTGCTTCTGCTGCTGGTAGTTCTAGCTCTGGTGCTGATTTAAATCCTTATGAG GTCCTTGGTGTGAGCCCTATTGAGGGATTTGACATGATTAAAGCAGCGTATACCAAAAAGCGCAAAGATGCTGAGCGAAGAGGTGATGAAGCCACTGCTGCCATG CTAGAAAGGGCTTACGACAAGATCATGATGGCACAATTAACTCAGAGGAAGAAAGGGGAGACATTTGGCTCATTTAAG GTTTCAAAGGATATTAAATATGCGGATAAGCAGCCAGTGGTACCATGGGGTCCCAG GTTCACCAAGTCCGACGTCAAAGATATGCGTATCAACATGGCTATATCCGCTGTATTT ATAGCTTGGATTTTCATCCAGCGTAATGCCGAATGGAAGCCTATGCAGTTTATGGGTTTTGTGTTTGTCTATCGAATTTTTGAGAAGCTTAAATCCTTTGAGCCACCCGTGTCTCCAACATTCACT GAAGAAGGTGAGGATAGTTCACGTGGTTTACGTATGGGGAAACGTCTTCTTCGATCTCTTTGTTTAGTGTTTGGTTGTATCGGTCTTGCTTCCATG GCTTTCACCGGTGTTTTAAATCTGATCGAGTATTCCGGCAATTACATACCTGTTGCCCTTTACAATAGTCAG GAACTGATCGTCACATGCGTATCATCCATCATGCTCTATATTTTGGCCTCGTATTACCGATAA
- the LOC130828283 gene encoding inositol phosphorylceramide glucuronosyltransferase 1 has product MVKFRILNHGFSLFLFMLVFQSPICDWGVDARRTQSTEDAYVTLLYGDEFVLGVRVLGKSIRDTGSKKDMVVLVSDGVSDYAKTLLEADGWIIEKISLLENPNRIRPTRFWGVYTKLKIFNMTNYRKVVYLDADTIVIKSIEDLFKCGKFCANLKHSERLNSGVLVVEPSRTLFNDMLRKVSTLPSYTGGDQGFLNSYYGGFADAHLFNPNLSSEELKSRPTPEMERLSTLYNADVGLYMLANKWMVDEKELHVIHYTLGPLKPWDWYTAWLVKPVDLWQDIRLTIEESLPGTGGGRNPQDELWVKVLFLLPFLGLIFFYYRSFLQVFESFGLLCRASMCDRMRHLALRFRTCTLHPFATVSPSSALNSNQQFYSGLLSKVPWFLGGMSISVCLLSAVVALGLAFLMVPRQVLPWTGLVLMYEWTFTLFFLLFGGYLRLVYQWGKIKATQAALYSSDPESLDYDYRKGHQRQVSSYDAAVLYYGLGMAFLAIIAPLLPYLLGITALFVRLGLMVVGGIVLATFMAYASEHLAIQSYIKGLED; this is encoded by the exons ATGGTGAAATTCAGGATTTTGAATCATGGGTTTTCattgtttttgtttatgttaGTGTTCCAATCTCCAATTTGTGATTGGGGTGTAGATGCTAGAAGAACACAATCTACTGAAGATGCATACGTAACTTTATTATATGGAGATGAGTTTGTTTTGGGTGTTAGAGTTCTTGGGAAGTCAATTCGTGATACAGGTTCCAAAAAAGATATGGTGGTTTTAGTCTCTGATGGTGTTTCTGATTATGCCAAGACCCTTCTAGAG GCTGATGGTTGGATAATAGAGAAGATTTCGTTGTTGGAGAATCCTAATCGTATTCGTCCAACAAGGTTTTGGGGTGTTTACACGAAACTCAAGATATTCAACATGACCAATTATAGAAAGG TTGTGTATCTTGATGCAGATACAATTGTGATCAAGAGCATTGAGGATCTTTTTAAATGCGGGAAGTTTTGTGCTAACTTGAAGCATTCTGAAAGACTAAACTCGGGAGTCTTGGTTGTTGAACCTTCTAGAACGCTTTTTAATGATATGCTCAGGAAAGTTAGTACTTTGCCTTCTTATACTGGAG GGGATCAAGGGTTCCTGAACTCATATTACGGTGGGTTTGCTGATGCCCATTTATTTAATCCTAATTTGTCATCTGAAGAATTAAAGTCTAGACCAACACCAGAAATGGAGCGCCTCTCTACTCTTTACAATGCTGATGTTGGTCTATACATGCTTGCTAACAAG TGGATGGTAGATGAGAAAGAACTCCATGTTATTCATTATACCCTTGGTCCTTTGAAACCATGGGATTGGTATACAGCTTGGCTAGTGAAACCTGTTGATCTCTGGCAG GACATTAGGCTGACGATTGAGGAATCTCTACCTGGAACTGGGGGAGGAAGAAATCCTCAAGATGAACTTTGGGTCAAAGTTCTTTTTCTGCTTCCTTTTCTTGGTCTCATCTTTTTCTACTATCGCTCTTTTCTTCAG GTTTTCGAGTCTTTTGGCTTACTTTGTAGGGCATCAATGTGTGATCGCATGAGACACCTTGCTCTTAGATTTAGAACGTGTACTTTGCATCCATTTGCTACAGTGTCTCCTTCATCAGCTTTGAACTCCAACCAACAG TTCTATAGTGGCTTGCTATCCAAGGTACCTTGGTTTCTCGGAGGAATGTCTATCTCTGTGTGCCTTCTATCTGCTGTTGTCGCACTCGGATTGGCTTTCCTGATGGTTCCACGGCAAGTGCTCCCTTGGACAGGATTGGTACTTATGTACGAATGGACTTTTACCCTCTTCTTCCTActctttggaggctatttacgGCTGGTTTACCAATGGGGTAAAATTAAAGCTACACAGGCAGCATTGTATTCTTCCGATCCCGAGTCTTTAGATTATGATTATAGGAAAG GTCATCAGCGGCAGGTGTCATCTTATGATGCTGCAGTGCTGTATTATGGATTGGGAATGGCTTTTCTTGCAATTATAGCACCATTGTTACCTTACCTTTTGGGAATTACTGCTTTGTTTGTGAG ACTAGGTTTGATGGTTGTTGGAGGCATTGTTTTGGCAACTTTTATGGCATACGCATCGGAACACCTCGCAATTCAATCCTATATAAAAGGGCTTGAAGACTGA